In Candidatus Desulforudis audaxviator MP104C, a genomic segment contains:
- a CDS encoding RNA-guided endonuclease InsQ/TnpB family protein: MRTVGWAKKKGKKQENRLYLTRVAPLPLDKWLPVFEIPMLAGTKLWNSCVWESREARKNGTKYPTESEMKEKFKGYESWKRLHSQSSQSVVEEYFEAVRSYVKHKDNGRDEMRPPGFKPKATLRTITWKRQGFECREGLLTLKLSRKLDDIGVSLPEGFDTLELPDGTVLKGTPVEVKVKAVYRKGKVVGLEMHVTWDFGVVPMVLAGKVSAYDLNAALVARGSTEGSQQLLVCRELLSLIQYRNKVIAEFQQKMSRCKERSRRWKALLSAKRKALKKLERRINQLTNALTKLMAGLDQAEDITFSVLGDLTDIRRKSRSGDKDKKASQKINQLPYAQIEQQHAYKSLLRQVYPDKASERYSSQTCSHCGTRNKSYRVHRGLWCCKKCRATMHADLNGVNGIMKNYLFGHCGIEQPFPLKPPEVYRWNKRLNRFVKVSPRASA, encoded by the coding sequence GTGAGAACAGTAGGCTGGGCAAAGAAAAAAGGCAAGAAGCAGGAAAACCGGCTGTACCTGACCAGGGTAGCGCCGCTTCCGCTGGATAAATGGCTGCCCGTCTTTGAGATACCCATGCTTGCTGGGACGAAGCTGTGGAACTCCTGCGTGTGGGAGAGCCGGGAAGCCCGCAAAAACGGCACAAAGTACCCGACTGAAAGCGAGATGAAGGAAAAGTTCAAGGGCTACGAGTCCTGGAAACGGCTCCACTCCCAGAGTTCCCAGTCTGTGGTGGAAGAGTATTTCGAGGCGGTGCGCTCCTACGTCAAACATAAAGACAACGGACGCGACGAGATGCGCCCGCCCGGATTCAAGCCCAAAGCTACCTTGCGCACTATAACCTGGAAGCGGCAGGGCTTCGAGTGCCGGGAAGGCCTTTTGACCCTGAAGCTCTCCCGCAAGCTGGACGACATCGGAGTGTCACTTCCCGAGGGCTTTGACACCCTGGAATTGCCCGACGGCACAGTTTTGAAGGGGACGCCTGTCGAGGTCAAGGTGAAAGCGGTTTACCGCAAGGGGAAAGTGGTTGGTTTAGAGATGCACGTCACCTGGGACTTCGGCGTGGTGCCGATGGTGCTGGCCGGCAAGGTGTCGGCCTACGATTTAAACGCCGCCCTGGTCGCCAGGGGTTCCACCGAAGGCAGCCAGCAGTTACTCGTCTGCCGGGAACTGCTCTCTTTAATCCAGTACCGGAACAAAGTAATCGCCGAGTTCCAGCAGAAGATGTCCCGGTGCAAGGAACGTTCCCGCAGGTGGAAAGCTCTTTTAAGCGCCAAGCGCAAAGCCCTTAAGAAATTGGAGCGCCGGATTAACCAGTTGACCAACGCCTTGACCAAACTGATGGCCGGACTGGATCAGGCGGAAGACATAACCTTCTCTGTCCTAGGTGACTTAACCGACATCAGGCGGAAGTCCAGGTCCGGCGACAAGGACAAAAAAGCCAGCCAGAAGATTAACCAGTTACCTTACGCTCAAATCGAGCAGCAGCACGCGTACAAGTCCCTGCTCAGGCAGGTATATCCGGACAAAGCGAGCGAGAGATACAGCTCTCAGACGTGCAGTCATTGCGGGACGAGGAACAAATCTTACCGGGTCCACCGGGGCCTTTGGTGCTGCAAGAAGTGCCGTGCGACGATGCACGCCGATTTAAACGGTGTTAACGGCATCATGAAGAATTACCTGTTCGGGCACTGTGGTATAGAGCAGCCTTTCCCGCTCAAGCCGCCGGAAGTGTATCGGTGGAATAAAAGGTTGAACAGGTTTGTAAAAGTATCTCCAAGGGCATCGGCGTGA
- the tnpA gene encoding IS200/IS605 family transposase: METKKTRYAHYNINYHFVWIPKYRRRILVGKVAEEFEQLLRKVCKDREVEILDLSVQPDHVHLFVSAPPRYAPSELVNTFKGYTSRYLRQKFPELSKQTGKGLWTRTYYVGTAGTVSAETIKRYIEECQDE; encoded by the coding sequence ATGGAAACAAAGAAAACCAGGTATGCACACTACAACATCAACTACCACTTTGTTTGGATACCCAAGTACCGGAGAAGGATTTTAGTTGGAAAAGTAGCGGAAGAATTCGAGCAGTTGCTGCGGAAAGTCTGCAAAGACCGGGAAGTCGAGATACTGGACCTGTCCGTGCAGCCCGACCATGTGCACCTGTTTGTGTCCGCGCCGCCCAGGTACGCGCCCTCTGAACTGGTCAACACGTTCAAGGGCTACACGTCCCGGTATTTGCGCCAAAAATTCCCCGAGTTGAGCAAACAGACAGGAAAAGGACTGTGGACGCGCACTTACTATGTCGGCACAGCCGGCACTGTATCCGCTGAGACCATCAAACGCTACATCGAAGAGTGCCAGGACGAGTAG
- a CDS encoding O-antigen ligase family protein, with product MTRAGARTTTVPLAAVTRTAQPFSFTFAFWGLMTILFASPYLRGLFFAAEQYWAVALAAVLFFFVWVGKVATHENRMFEHPLDYLMPVLPALYLFSAFFAVNTGMAVDEIVRAVLYFLAFWIAARVISSADDLHRVFHVIYLSAAGVALAGLATATGIIEIRDGFLGGRIYSTFQYPNALANYLMAVLFLGFYLWQRRVVEPPPEGQNPFIQMGVPQWLKNFDPYPYYYALGNFLLMAVFFGTKSQGGFIVFGLLLPLFVFGLPAERRFPVAVHLLLVAVPALLAINRFLAAVADGRLEPAWLWVLLGLFLVALGQLLWGRLYRSSLRAWVEQRGPAAALGGLALGLAGAAVFILVNWERFQAMVKWHNLEHRVYFIATAWEMVLARPLTGWGGGGWAEAYQAFLPYLFTSRQVHGHYLQVGVETGILGMFLFAAIWGVFLWTAYRLYLKSAKDPGRRTLVWTMVLACLAVGIHSALDFNFSLGALALVVWVLFGALVGLEREARTAAAAVEAVRRKKRKLSSYVPPDYNRLTAVGICAGLLVCGVLVLSAASAKAAQGAALLQQGQLKEGLGAVQLAAAYNPFNGDYNYLLAQIYQARGDQDAALAEIERAVNKSRYNPAYHEFRAHLLSARGDYEAAAAGAEEAVTKAPLAVGRYEALVRTYFTAGYGEIQGDDPEAAREYFEAVLAVPARMEAVMAGLSDTEKRLWSGPQLGVTGAMQFPLGAAHYFLGEFEAAAAAFEAAAGTEEDETARGEILVWQAVVAEAQGDTEQAGAFLAEAGKLNPEAPGIYAGIRELPVLQKVK from the coding sequence ATGACCAGAGCAGGCGCCAGAACCACGACCGTTCCCCTCGCCGCTGTCACCCGGACCGCCCAGCCGTTTTCCTTCACCTTCGCCTTCTGGGGCCTGATGACCATCCTCTTTGCGAGTCCCTATCTGCGGGGCCTTTTCTTTGCTGCGGAACAGTACTGGGCTGTGGCCCTGGCCGCGGTGCTGTTCTTTTTTGTCTGGGTCGGGAAAGTCGCCACCCATGAGAACCGGATGTTTGAACACCCCCTGGACTACCTCATGCCGGTCCTGCCGGCGCTCTACCTCTTCAGCGCCTTCTTCGCGGTGAACACCGGAATGGCCGTGGACGAGATCGTCAGGGCTGTCCTGTACTTCCTGGCCTTCTGGATCGCGGCTCGGGTGATCAGCTCCGCCGACGACCTGCACCGGGTATTCCACGTCATCTACCTGAGCGCCGCCGGCGTGGCCTTGGCCGGACTGGCCACCGCCACCGGCATCATTGAAATCCGGGACGGCTTCCTGGGGGGGCGCATCTACTCCACTTTCCAGTACCCGAACGCCCTGGCGAACTACCTCATGGCCGTGCTCTTCCTGGGGTTCTACCTGTGGCAGCGCCGGGTGGTGGAACCGCCCCCAGAGGGACAAAACCCCTTCATCCAGATGGGCGTGCCGCAATGGCTTAAGAATTTCGACCCCTACCCCTACTACTACGCCCTTGGTAACTTTTTGCTCATGGCCGTATTCTTCGGGACGAAATCCCAGGGCGGCTTCATCGTCTTCGGCCTGCTGTTGCCGCTATTTGTGTTCGGGCTGCCTGCCGAACGGCGCTTTCCGGTGGCGGTCCATCTACTGCTGGTGGCTGTGCCGGCCCTCCTGGCTATTAACCGTTTCCTGGCCGCCGTTGCGGACGGACGGCTTGAGCCGGCCTGGCTCTGGGTACTCCTGGGGCTGTTCCTGGTCGCCTTGGGGCAGCTCCTGTGGGGGCGGCTATACCGGTCTTCCCTGCGGGCGTGGGTCGAGCAGCGCGGTCCGGCCGCGGCCCTGGGCGGGCTGGCCCTGGGCCTGGCGGGCGCGGCCGTTTTCATCCTGGTCAACTGGGAAAGGTTCCAGGCTATGGTCAAGTGGCATAACCTGGAACACCGTGTTTACTTCATCGCCACCGCCTGGGAAATGGTGCTGGCGAGGCCCCTCACCGGCTGGGGAGGCGGCGGCTGGGCGGAGGCCTATCAGGCCTTTCTGCCCTACCTGTTCACCAGCCGGCAGGTGCACGGCCACTACCTGCAGGTGGGCGTGGAGACCGGTATCCTTGGGATGTTCCTGTTTGCGGCGATCTGGGGGGTTTTTCTCTGGACGGCCTACCGTCTGTACCTGAAAAGCGCCAAAGACCCCGGGCGGCGCACCCTGGTCTGGACGATGGTGCTGGCCTGCCTGGCCGTCGGCATTCACTCGGCGCTCGACTTCAACTTCTCGCTCGGGGCCCTGGCGCTGGTGGTCTGGGTCCTGTTCGGGGCGCTGGTAGGCCTGGAGCGGGAAGCACGAACCGCCGCGGCGGCGGTGGAGGCGGTGCGCCGGAAGAAGCGTAAACTGTCGTCCTACGTACCGCCGGACTACAACCGGCTGACCGCCGTAGGCATCTGCGCCGGGCTGCTTGTCTGCGGCGTGCTGGTCCTGTCCGCTGCTTCCGCGAAGGCGGCCCAGGGCGCGGCGCTTCTGCAGCAGGGGCAGTTGAAGGAAGGACTCGGGGCCGTGCAGCTTGCGGCGGCCTACAACCCGTTCAACGGCGATTACAACTACCTGCTTGCCCAGATCTACCAGGCCCGCGGCGACCAGGACGCCGCGCTGGCGGAGATCGAGCGGGCCGTCAACAAGAGCCGGTACAACCCGGCCTACCACGAATTCCGGGCGCACCTCCTGAGCGCCCGGGGCGACTACGAAGCCGCTGCGGCCGGCGCCGAGGAGGCGGTGACCAAAGCCCCACTGGCCGTGGGCCGCTACGAGGCTCTGGTGCGCACCTATTTCACGGCCGGCTACGGGGAGATTCAAGGGGACGACCCGGAAGCGGCCCGAGAGTACTTCGAGGCCGTCCTGGCCGTGCCGGCACGGATGGAGGCGGTCATGGCCGGGCTCTCCGACACCGAAAAACGTCTCTGGTCGGGACCTCAACTGGGGGTGACCGGCGCCATGCAGTTCCCGCTCGGCGCCGCCCATTATTTCCTGGGCGAGTTCGAGGCCGCCGCCGCCGCCTTCGAAGCGGCCGCCGGCACCGAAGAAGATGAAACCGCCCGGGGTGAGATCCTGGTCTGGCAGGCCGTGGTGGCCGAGGCGCAGGGGGACACGGAGCAAGCGGGCGCGTTCCTGGCCGAAGCCGGGAAACTGAACCCGGAAGCGCCCGGGATTTACGCCGGGATCAGGGAACTGCCGGTCCTGCAAAAAGTGAAGTGA
- a CDS encoding ABC1 kinase family protein, with the protein MLFVGLRRRYRMVKRYREIARILTRHGFDYLLHQLGLADLIALPRRTIGRRPREVMKRSSPERLRLVLEELGATFIKLGQLLSTRADLLSAEYIEQLERLQDDVPPIPAAEVRRVVERELGQPLEALYARFDPEPLAAASIAQVHRAAMHDGTDVVVKVQRPGVKEQIHLDLLIMLDFARLADRHTPWGRMYNFTNMAEEFREAIAEETDFRAEARHADAIRRNLEGDPRVLVPRVQWSHTSERVLTLEYVEGIKLSNLEALEAAGMDRKRLARVLADVLLKQMLVDGIFHADPHPGNISVLPGERLALIDFGIIGRLSPENRDNLGQIMLGMIRRNADMVVRSVLRSGAVPDTVDLNLLRRDIERLQQKYYDVPVNQINVSESMQDFLVLAYRHRVRLPNELTMLIKSIITADGLVRQLDPEISVVDVARPLGKRLLAERYSIKRLRRLWGESLPEYAQIASRVPFQLHDVLEQLARGELRIKQDNPGLDRLGGRISALANRLVLAALVGILFLSSALFAYMDYRFADSVSAADLTFFSGLVLGAWLLYKVLRSGCL; encoded by the coding sequence GTGTTGTTCGTTGGACTGCGCCGGCGCTACCGGATGGTGAAGCGCTACCGTGAGATCGCCCGGATCCTAACCAGGCACGGGTTCGATTACCTGCTCCACCAGTTGGGGCTGGCCGACCTGATCGCCCTCCCGCGCCGCACCATCGGCCGCCGCCCCCGCGAGGTCATGAAGCGCTCCTCCCCCGAGCGGCTGCGCCTGGTGCTCGAAGAGCTGGGGGCGACCTTCATCAAGCTGGGCCAGCTCTTGTCCACCCGGGCCGACCTCCTTTCCGCGGAGTACATCGAACAGCTGGAACGGCTGCAGGACGACGTGCCCCCGATTCCAGCCGCCGAAGTCCGGCGCGTCGTGGAACGGGAACTGGGCCAACCCCTGGAGGCGCTTTACGCCCGCTTCGACCCCGAGCCCCTGGCGGCCGCCTCCATCGCCCAGGTCCACCGGGCAGCCATGCACGACGGCACCGACGTGGTAGTCAAGGTGCAGCGCCCGGGAGTGAAGGAACAGATCCACCTGGACCTCCTGATCATGCTCGATTTTGCCCGCCTAGCCGACCGGCACACCCCCTGGGGCCGGATGTATAACTTCACCAACATGGCCGAGGAGTTCCGGGAAGCGATCGCCGAGGAGACCGACTTCCGGGCCGAGGCCCGGCACGCCGACGCCATCCGCCGCAACCTGGAGGGCGACCCGCGGGTGTTGGTGCCCCGGGTCCAGTGGAGCCACACCTCCGAGCGGGTGCTGACCCTGGAGTACGTGGAGGGTATCAAACTCTCGAACCTGGAGGCGCTGGAAGCGGCGGGGATGGACCGCAAGCGGCTGGCCCGGGTGCTGGCGGACGTGCTCCTGAAGCAGATGCTGGTGGACGGCATCTTTCACGCCGACCCCCATCCCGGGAACATCTCGGTCCTGCCGGGGGAACGGCTCGCGCTGATCGACTTCGGGATCATCGGGCGCTTAAGTCCGGAGAACCGGGACAACCTGGGGCAGATCATGCTGGGGATGATCCGGAGGAACGCGGACATGGTGGTGCGAAGCGTACTGCGCTCGGGCGCCGTGCCCGACACCGTGGATTTGAACCTGCTGCGCCGCGACATCGAGCGGCTGCAGCAAAAATACTACGACGTCCCGGTGAACCAGATCAACGTGTCCGAATCCATGCAGGACTTTCTGGTGCTGGCCTACCGGCACCGGGTGCGCCTGCCCAATGAGCTGACCATGCTGATCAAGTCGATCATCACGGCCGACGGCCTGGTCCGGCAGTTGGACCCCGAAATCAGCGTGGTCGACGTGGCTCGGCCCCTGGGCAAGCGCCTGCTGGCCGAGCGCTACAGCATCAAGCGCCTGCGGCGCCTCTGGGGCGAGAGCCTCCCGGAGTACGCCCAAATCGCGTCCCGGGTGCCGTTCCAGCTGCACGACGTCCTGGAGCAGCTAGCCCGGGGCGAACTCCGGATCAAGCAGGACAACCCCGGCCTGGACCGGCTCGGAGGCCGGATTTCGGCCCTCGCCAACCGGCTGGTGCTCGCCGCGCTGGTGGGTATCCTTTTTTTGAGTTCTGCCCTCTTCGCCTACATGGACTACCGGTTCGCCGACTCCGTTTCGGCCGCCGACCTGACCTTCTTCTCCGGGCTGGTGCTCGGTGCCTGGCTCCTGTATAAGGTCCTGCGTTCCGGATGCCTGTAG
- a CDS encoding transposase, giving the protein MAIIPQQRLFGWQEIDELGDLERFLLVVNHLPDEQLMQKLERERGKGRDDYPVRAVWNSILAGIVFQHVSVESLRRELCRNGQLRELCGFDPARGEDAVPPSYIYSRILVKLMRHADEVENIFTRLVDEIRVLLPDFGRILAIDSKAVSSLARGKKRDEEEKVQKPDGRRDTDADWGRKTYRGRKKGGTLWEKVVWWFGYKLHLVVDAVYELPVGFAVTKASASDVKEGHILIDRVAKEHPEIVARCEALAADKAFDDIKLNVKLWDEYRIKPVIDIRNTWRDGEETWLVTGKENIVYDYRGTVYCCCPETNKRREMAFGGFEKDRETLKYRCPARHYGVECRGMEQCAATGGIRIPLVEDRRIFTPLARSSYKWKTLYKKRTAVERVNARLDEAYGFEKHFIRGLKKMKLRCGLALMVMLAMAVGRLRQKQGIDLRSLVKAA; this is encoded by the coding sequence ATGGCCATTATACCACAACAGCGGCTTTTTGGGTGGCAGGAAATCGACGAACTCGGTGACTTGGAACGTTTTTTGCTTGTAGTGAACCACCTGCCCGATGAGCAGTTGATGCAAAAGCTGGAGAGAGAGCGTGGTAAGGGACGGGATGATTACCCGGTGCGGGCGGTTTGGAACTCCATCCTGGCCGGGATCGTATTTCAGCACGTGTCTGTGGAGAGCCTGCGGCGGGAACTCTGCCGGAACGGCCAGTTGCGGGAACTTTGCGGTTTTGATCCGGCCCGGGGCGAGGATGCCGTTCCGCCTTCTTACATATACAGCCGCATCTTGGTGAAACTGATGCGGCACGCCGACGAAGTGGAAAACATATTTACGCGGCTGGTGGATGAAATAAGAGTGCTGCTACCGGATTTCGGTCGAATTTTGGCCATAGACAGCAAAGCCGTCAGCAGTCTGGCCCGGGGCAAAAAGCGGGATGAAGAAGAGAAGGTCCAAAAGCCTGACGGGCGCCGGGACACCGATGCGGACTGGGGCCGGAAAACATACCGGGGGCGTAAGAAAGGCGGCACCCTATGGGAAAAAGTCGTGTGGTGGTTTGGCTACAAACTCCACCTTGTAGTTGACGCTGTTTATGAACTGCCGGTGGGATTTGCGGTGACAAAGGCGTCGGCCAGCGACGTGAAAGAGGGACATATACTCATTGATCGGGTGGCGAAAGAGCATCCGGAGATTGTGGCCCGCTGCGAGGCATTGGCGGCGGACAAAGCCTTTGACGACATCAAGCTAAACGTGAAACTCTGGGACGAATACCGGATCAAGCCCGTGATTGACATCCGCAACACGTGGCGGGACGGCGAGGAGACGTGGCTTGTAACCGGTAAGGAGAACATCGTTTACGATTACCGTGGAACGGTTTATTGTTGCTGCCCCGAGACAAACAAACGTCGCGAGATGGCCTTCGGGGGATTTGAGAAAGACCGGGAAACCTTGAAATACCGCTGTCCGGCCCGGCACTACGGAGTAGAGTGCCGGGGCATGGAACAATGTGCCGCAACCGGTGGGATACGTATTCCCCTGGTGGAAGACCGGCGGATCTTCACCCCGCTGGCGCGGTCCAGCTACAAGTGGAAAACACTCTACAAAAAGCGTACGGCGGTAGAAAGGGTAAATGCCCGCCTGGACGAGGCCTACGGATTTGAAAAGCATTTCATTCGGGGCTTGAAGAAGATGAAGCTGCGTTGCGGGTTGGCCCTGATGGTGATGCTGGCGATGGCCGTGGGCCGACTGCGACAAAAACAAGGAATAGACTTAAGGAGCCTGGTGAAGGCGGCCTGA